The Syntrophotalea acetylenivorans genome contains the following window.
GGGCCTTGGTTCAGGATGGTGAAACCACCGTCATTGGAGGTATTTTTATAGAAGACACGCAGGCCAGTGACAGTGGTGTTCCCTGGCTCCAGCACATTCCCATTCTTGGCAACCTTTTTAAAAGTCAGTTGGATAGCACAGATCGCCGCGAACTGTTGATCTTCATCACGCCGCGTATTTTGGACTAGCAAAACAGCTTCAACTCATCTATTATTTCTGAAGTATTCAAAAGGACAGGTGCCCACCTGTCCTTTTTTTCAAGTTATTACGGTGAAAGGCAGAACAGACTCATGGAATTGCGTTATCTGACGGCGGGGGAATCCCATGGGCCGGGTTTGACAGCTATTGTTGAAGGGTTGCCGGCCAATCTTGAATTAAGTACTGATGACATTAATCGGTGTTTGGCAAGACGGCAGGAAGGCTATGGCCGTGGTGGCCGTATGAAGATTGAACGGGACCAGGTGGTATTTATGTCCGGCGTGCGATGGGGCAAGACTCTCGGCTCGCCGATTACCCTCTCGATCCAGAACCGGGACTGGGAAAATTGGCAAAAAGCCATGTCCTCCCAGGCAGAAGATCGTCAACAGGGTATTGCCATAACCCATCCGCGGCCGGGGCATGCCGACCTCAGTGGTGTGATCAAATACCGGCAGGACGATGCCAGGAATATTCTTGAACGATCCAGTGCCAGAGAGACTGCTGCTCGTGTTGCTGTTGGTGCCCTGTGTGCAACCTTTTTGCGTTCTTTAGGGATTGAAGTGCTTGGGTATGTGACCGAGATCGGGGGTGTTTGTGCCGAAGCCCAAATTGACGATTACCGCGAGCGTTTCGAACGCAGCGAGGTCTCTCCCTGTCGCACTTATTGCGCAACCGCCGAACAGGCCATGATTGATGCCATTGATAAGGCAAAGGCTGCCGGTGACTCCCTGGGCGGGGTTGTTGAAGTAGCGGTGCTGGGTCTGCCTGTAGGACTGGGGTCCCATGTTCATTGGGATAAGCGCCTCGATGGACGTTTGGCAGGAGCGTTGATGAGTATTCAGGCTTTCAAGGGGGTTGAAGTAGGTCTTGGTTTTGAGGCCGCGCGTCGCCCCGGTAGCCAGGTTCATGATGAGATTGTCCAGCAGGGAGAACAGATTCGTCGGCGGACCAACCGTGCAGGAGGGCTTGAGGGAGGCATGACAAATGGAGAACCTCTGGTGGTCCGTGGAGCAATGAAGCCGATCCCAACCCTTTATCAGCCTTTACAGACCATCGACCTTCATACCAAGGAGCCTTTTGAGGCTGTGGTTGAAAGATCAGATGTGTGTGCCGTGCCGGCAGCTGCCATAGTGGCCGAAGCTGTAGTGGCCATTGAAGTAGCCTCTGCGATGCTGCAAAAGTTCGGTGGGGATGCCATGGAAGAGATCCGACAAAATTTGAATGCTTATCAACAATATGTGCAAAACTTCTGAGAAAACCCTTGTGCTGGTGGGCTTTATGGGGGCTGGCAAGAGCACTATCGCTCGTGTCCTGGCAAAATTGTCAGGAAGGCCGCTGGTCGATCTTGATGCCTTGATCGTGCAACAGCAGGGCTGCACCATTCCAACCATTTTTGCCGATCAGGGTGAGGATTCTTTCCGCCGCTACGAAACAGAAGCGCTGCGTTCCCTGAATGAGACTACCCCGATTGTTCTTGCGACGGGTGGGGGAATCGTTGGTCGCCAGGAAAACTGGCAACTTATGCGGCGTCTTGGACTAGTAATCTACCTTCGGGCCAGCTGGGAAACCCTTCGCGCGCGGCTTGTCGGTTCGAGTGACCGCCCGTTGGCGAGCTCCGATCGGTCCGAAGCCGATATTGTGAATCTCTTGCAACAGCGCGTTCCCCTCTATGAACAGGCCGATCTCATCATCGATACGGATGGCCGAGAGGTTGAGGATGTGGTCCACGAAATTATGACGAGAGTGAAAGATTGATGGCGAGCATGTTAGAACGTTTGGTGGTTGGATTGGGAGATCGGGCTTATCCTATTTGGATCGGTCACGGTATTCTCGATCGCCTGGGTGAAGCTCTGCAAGCAGTGGAATTCCCAAAAAAATTGGCAATCGTCACCAACTCGGCCATCGCCGATCACTACGGCGAGCTTGTGCAGCAAGCACTTGTGGATAGTGGTTTTGCTGTATCAATCATCATTCTTCCCGATGGCGAAGAACACAAAAATTTCATTACTCTGCAAAAAATATTTGACCAGCTTATCGAACAGGGTTTCGATCGCTCTTCCGGGTTGCTGGCTCTGGGGGGCGGGGTAATCGGTGATATGGTTGGTTTTGCCGCCGCGATTTTTCTGCGGGGTATCGCTTTTGCCCAAGTGCCGACTACTCTGCTGGCTCAGGTTGACAGTTCGGTTGGCGGTAAGACAGCGGTCAATCATCCCCTCGGCAAGAACCTTATCGGTGCCTTTTATCAGCCACGCCACGTGCATATCGACGTAGCTACCCTGGCAACTCTGCCCAACAGGGAGTTTGCTGCAGGAATGGCCGAAGTCGTCAAATATGGTGTCATCTGCGATCGGGAATTTT
Protein-coding sequences here:
- the aroC gene encoding chorismate synthase, whose amino-acid sequence is MELRYLTAGESHGPGLTAIVEGLPANLELSTDDINRCLARRQEGYGRGGRMKIERDQVVFMSGVRWGKTLGSPITLSIQNRDWENWQKAMSSQAEDRQQGIAITHPRPGHADLSGVIKYRQDDARNILERSSARETAARVAVGALCATFLRSLGIEVLGYVTEIGGVCAEAQIDDYRERFERSEVSPCRTYCATAEQAMIDAIDKAKAAGDSLGGVVEVAVLGLPVGLGSHVHWDKRLDGRLAGALMSIQAFKGVEVGLGFEAARRPGSQVHDEIVQQGEQIRRRTNRAGGLEGGMTNGEPLVVRGAMKPIPTLYQPLQTIDLHTKEPFEAVVERSDVCAVPAAAIVAEAVVAIEVASAMLQKFGGDAMEEIRQNLNAYQQYVQNF
- the aroB gene encoding 3-dehydroquinate synthase codes for the protein MASMLERLVVGLGDRAYPIWIGHGILDRLGEALQAVEFPKKLAIVTNSAIADHYGELVQQALVDSGFAVSIIILPDGEEHKNFITLQKIFDQLIEQGFDRSSGLLALGGGVIGDMVGFAAAIFLRGIAFAQVPTTLLAQVDSSVGGKTAVNHPLGKNLIGAFYQPRHVHIDVATLATLPNREFAAGMAEVVKYGVICDREFFNVLSEQREALCQQDPEALIRVVKKSCQIKANVVEIDEKESSFRAILNFGHTFGHAVEALAGYGAYRHGEAVAIGMVVAAEISRRLDLCSQQDVSAIRELLISFGLPVDPPTYSVADYIQAMQRDKKVSEGILRLVLNRGIGDCLIQEVPGLDALLTDTLKAGISRG
- a CDS encoding shikimate kinase — its product is MCKTSEKTLVLVGFMGAGKSTIARVLAKLSGRPLVDLDALIVQQQGCTIPTIFADQGEDSFRRYETEALRSLNETTPIVLATGGGIVGRQENWQLMRRLGLVIYLRASWETLRARLVGSSDRPLASSDRSEADIVNLLQQRVPLYEQADLIIDTDGREVEDVVHEIMTRVKD